TTATCGACCTTGCAACCCTGACTGGCGCGTGTGTCGTGGCGCTTGGCTCGTATGCCGCAGGCGCAATGACCAATAATCCAGCCTTGTTGCAACGGGTGCAGCAAGCCGCCGAAGGTTCAGGTGATCGGGTTTGGGAACTGCCATTGTGGGATGAATATCGCCGTCAAGTGCGCTCCGATGTTGCCGACATCAAAAATACTGGTGGCCGCAACGGTGGGGCGATTACCGCTGGGGCGTTCTTGAGCCACTTCGTTGGCGATTATCCATGGGTGCACTTGGATATTGCCGGCGTGGCATGGACCGAAGATCAACCCAAGGAATACAACCCTAAAGGAGCAACCGGCTATGGGGTGCGCCTCTTGACGGAATTGCTGCGCGAGTGGAGTGGCGTTTCGTTATAGCGGGAGTGTGGTCTATGGCTGGGACAATGCGGGTCACATTTTGGGGTGTTCGGGGTAGCTATCCGGTTCCCGGGTCGGATACTGTGCAGTTTGGCGGCAATACGCCATGTGTCGAAGTCGAAGCCAATGGGCATACGATTATTCTCGATGCGGGGACGGGAATTGTACGCCTCGGCAATGATCTGTTGCGGCGAGCCAAAGAGCGCGGCGGCCCGGTGCGGGCAACCTTGCTATTTAGCCATATGCACCATGATCATACTCAAGGCTTTCCATTCTTTACTCCGGCCTATGTTGGCTCAAGTATTTTGAATATTTTCGGGCCACGGGTGTTCGAGCGTGATCTTGAGGAAACGTTGGCGCATTCAATGTTGCCACCAAGTTTTCCAGTGTCGTTGGGCGAAATGAACTCGCTGAAGTTTATGCGCAACATGACCGAGACCGATGTATTGCTGTTTGATGCCCATCAAGATACGGTGACGGTCAAGAATTTTTACCATGATCAGATTGCTGATGATCCTGATGTGGTGCAGATTCGAGCCATGCGTTCGTATGCGCACCCCGAGGGTGTGTTTGTTTATCGGGTGCAATGGCAGGGTAAGAGTGTGGTCTATGCGACCGACACCGAAGGCTATGTCAATACCGATCAGCGCTTGGCGGCGTTTGCTAACCAAACCGACTTGTTGATCCACGATGCTCAATATAGTGAAGCGCATTATCTTGGCCACGCTGGTTATAATGCGACCCAAGGCTGGGGTCACTCTACGCCGCAGATGGCGTGTGCGGTAGCCATGGCTGCGCAGGCCAAACGCCTCGTCTTGTTTCATCACGAGCCACGCTACAATGATGCGATGATTCGTGAATTGGAGCAGGCTTCGCAGACGATTTTTGCCAACACCACTGCCGCCTACGAAGGCTTAACAATCGAGATCTAACTGAATGGATTCAAGGCCAATCGTGGTATGCTGAGGCTACTACGATTGGCTTTTTTTGTTGATGAGGAGCTGGCATGTCTCCACGGCGCGATGTCCGAGTTGAACGCACGGCGCAGATTATCGAAGCAGCAACCCGCTTGTTTGCTCAGCATGGCATCGATCAAACTAGCATGGATATGCTGGCCAAGACCGTTGGCATGAGCAAAGGGGTCTTGTATTGGTATTTTGAGAGCAAAGATGCAATCATCCTCGCGTTGTTGGAGCAGTTATTCAATCAACCACTGTTGGAAGTGCAAGCGCTGTTGCAAGCTCCTGAATCGACTGCTCAACGTTTGACTCAACTCACCACCAATTTGGCCGCCGCATTGGAAGAATTACACAGCCTTGTGCCATTAGCGCAAGAATTGTATGCCCTTTCGGCTCGTAATAATGGCGTTCAAAGCTTTTTGGCAAGCTATTTTCAGCGCTATCGGGCTAGTTTGGCGGCGTTAATTCAGCAAGGCCTTGAGCGCGGCGAATTCAGTTCAATCAACCCCGAGCAAATTGCCTGGCATTTGGCAGCGCTCTACGAAGGCTCAACCGTGCTGTGGCTGCTAGAGCCAACTCCCCAGCGTTTGACTGAGCAATTGCAAGCAGCCTTGCTGCTATTGCTCAAGGCAATTGTTGTTCGTCAAGATTAATGCGAGTTGGCTGAATGAAGAACAAACCTAAACCATTCAGCAAACTAGCGCCACCCATGACGAGCGCAGTCGTTCCAGAGAGCGCTTCAGCGTACAAAGTATTAAACGAGGCGATGATTAGCGAAGCCGCTAGCCAACTAACCAGCATTGTTGGAATCCAATGCAGCATGCGATAGCCAGCTTTGCGTAAAATCCAGGCTTGAACACTGCTTATTACCAAACATGTGATGGAAACTGAGATTAATTGTGGTTCTATCCAGTGGACGAAGGGATTGCTTGTATTAGAAGTACGAAACATCGAGAAGAGAAGATGATCGATACTCAGCATATTTTTCGCAATGCTCACTGCACAATATGCCCCAAGCGTTGCCCTAAACCAGTGTTTGAACAAGTTTGGATCAATTGTCCGTTTTAAAATCCAAGCCTGACCATAGCTCATACTCCCAATGCCGATTAATGTGAGGATAATTATCAAGCCAAAAAGAAATAATTCGCCGCCATCAGGATGATCTTGGTAAAAGTAGGGTATTACTAGGGCATACAATACCAGTGCTGGAATATGCACACCTATCCAATAAAGCCATGTAACGATCGGAATATGCAGCCGTCGTGAACGTGCATGGGCAACCTCATACATTGTCAACCTCTTTCTCGAATTATTGGAGCTGTTTTAGCTAAATTTTTGAAATATAAATTATTCAGGAGTATGATTATTCAGATTTCGAGATTCTTGTAGGTTATCAACAGATTCTTGGTTTATTAGAAAATTTGATGATTCACCATCTCTTCTTGGAACTTTATTATCAACACGGCATATATGTTTAGATATATTTATGGTAATAATTGCAATGATTTTATCTTCATCCTCTATGAAATTCAAATGGTAATTTGGCGGTGCTGGTTCAATTTGAGATATCATATCCTTTATATCGCGTGAGAAATCCTCTCGTTCTTTAGGAGTTATTAGATTTTCTATACCTTTTATCTCTTTAGTTTTATCATCAACCCCAATTATAAGCATTCCCCCTCGTTTATTAGCAAAGGAAGCTACAATTTTCGCAATTTTCTTCTTCATTTCTGCTTTTACTTTAGATTTCGAAACTTCTCTTAATCCAGCTTTTAATTCTAACGTCTCACTTTCGCCTTTTTCAATAATTTTTCGAATGTCATCAAAAGTCACCAATTGGGAAACATTAATTAATATAAGAGTATCTTCTTTTATCTCTAAACCACACCTTGAACAATGTTCAGTGATTTCTTCAATAGGAGTTTCCTGGATAACATCATGAATAAGGCCAAAATCTTCGTATACTGTTGAGGAATAAATTCGTTGATTGGATAGTCGAGTCCATCCTAATGGCTCATCATCCAATGGAAACTGAAAATCGAAAATTAAGCCACAGTGAGGACACATTAAGCGTTGTATATTAAATAAATCTGGTTGTTTGTAATATGATTCGTCAATTGCATGAATTTGTGATATAGCCATATAACCTTCCTATTCATTTATATAATTTACGAGATAGTCGTATGTATTAAATCTTTCCACTTACCAACGGCTTTTGCATCAACACATTGGGAATCGTCACGCGATCAAGCCATTGGGGCGAACGATAGACGGTGCGATAGCCCAAGCGCTCGTATAATTTGGTGGCTTGATGGTTATCGACAATCACTTGTAGTTGTGCTCCTGCTACTTTACGCGCCACTAATTGCTGCTCAACTGCCTGCATAATTGCCGCGCCATAGCCTTGGCTGCGCTGCTGCGCTCGCACGACAATCCCATGAACATAGGCGTACTCGGGGTTGAATTTGGGCGGTGGCATAAGCATCGAGGCCGCAACGGTGCTCAAAAGGTGCAAGGTATGTTTCAAGCCAATCAGTTGCACCGCCATATTCAGCGTGCCACGTGGCACCCGATCGGGGGCTGGTTCGTTGGGAAATTGAATTCCCGCCATGCCCACAATCTCGCCAGCTTGATTGAGCGTCAAATAACGCCCCCGCACTCCGGCAAAATTATTGGCATGCAAGGTGTAGCGCAACAAGGCTTGGCGCTGGCTATCGGCTCCGCGCAACGAATCGGGCAATTCAGCATCATACAAATCGAGCAAAAGCTCGCCCAAAATTGCCAAATCGTTGGCATTGGCTGGACGTAATTCTACGCTTGGTTGGGTTTGGGTCATTCTTAGCTCCGTCCCATTGGGCGAATAGCTGGCTCGGCCAAAGCCCGATCTAAACCATCGCCAGCATGGATGCGATAAACGGGCACACGCAGTTCGGCCAAGCGGACAAAGGTTGGTTCAGGGTCACGCCAGCCGCCAAACGATTTACCATCGAGAAACATAATCGAAGCGCGTGCGCCACGATAGACCAAACGTTGAACCGCCGCCACCCAACGTTCATCGAGCGCGGCGGTGATGATCAGCAGCGAGGCGTTACGGCCAAAGCGCTGGCTTTCAGCAGCCAATAATTCAGCTAATGAGATATTGCTGGTGGCATGCAGCATCGCCAATGGCTCTAGAATTTTGTAAAGCTGGCGGGCTTCGCGCTCAGGCAGGATAATTTCGCGTTGTGCACCGTAGGTCAATAAACCCACACTGCGATTGAGCCGCAACAGATGCCGTGCCAACGAAGCTGCCAAGGTAATGCTATATTCCTCGGTGGTATTGGGAATCGCGATTTTGCCTTGCAAAGTTTTGATAATCGCCGGAATTGCTGCATCAGGCTGGCCATGGTGAAACCGTTCTTCCATGTCCAAAATAATCCAAACATCTGCTGATGGATCAAGCTCAAATTCCTTGACCATGAGATTGCCAGTTCGCGCTGTCGAACGCCAGTGAATCCGGTTGAAGCTATCGCCTGGCACATATTGGCGCACAGTCGAAACATTTGGCGTAACGTGAAAGGTGCGCGAACGCACATCTTGCCCGCCAATGAGTTCGGCGGTTGGTAGCTCAAATTTTGGTAAATCGACAGTGGCGGGATACACCAACAGATCATGGGTCAGATCGACCATTTTATGCAGTTGGAAGATGCCAAAGGGGTCGCCGCTGCGCACCGAAACTGGCCCCAAACGCCATTTGCCCCGCAAGGTACAGGGCGTGCGCACCATCCAGCGCCGTTTTTCGCGGCCTGGAATATAGCTCACAAAGCCCGAGCCATGCGAAGGCAAATCGGAATGATCGCGCACTTCGACCCAGAGTTTAGGCACAGGCCAAGTATTGTAGATCGTAATTCGTTCGCGCACAGTTTCGCCAACTTGAGCGCGAGTGGTGCTCGATTCGCGCTCGATCTCCAGCCCTTCGAGGTTGCTCCAAGCCCAGGCATAGGCGATGACTAACAAGCCTAGCATGGTATAGGTCAAGTAGTAAAAGAAAGAAATATTACTCGAAAGTCCGGTCAGAAATAGCACTACGGCCAAGCCCAAAATGCCTAATGCCCGCATATGCCGCCCCTAATGTGCAGCCGCCGGCTGCTGCCGCTCATATCGTCGCCCAGCGCGTGCGCCTGGTACGGGCACTTGGCTCAAAATGTGTTGGATCAATTCATCAGCATGAATATTGCGAATCCGCGCTGCTGGACTGATGATCATGCGATGGGCCAAAACTGGCTTGACCAGCACCTTGATGTCATCAGGAATTACATAATCACGACCTTGCAAGGCGGACAACGCTTGGGCTGTGCGATACAAGGCCAACGAGCCACGTGGGCTAGCCCCAAGGTACACATCGCTGTTGTTACGGGTGGCGGTGGTAATTGCCACAATATATTCTTTGATTTGCTCATCAACATACACATCGCGAATTTCAGCTTGCATATGTTGCAGTTCTTCGATGCTGACGACTTGTTCAAGCGCATCGATTGGATGGGATTTGCGTTGGCTTTCCAAAATCGCCAATTCATCGGCTTTGGCGGGGTAGCCTAGGGTAATTCGCAGTAAAAAGCGGTCGAGTTGCGCTTCGGGCAGCGGAAACGTACCTTCGTATTCAATTGGATTTTGGGTTGCAAGCACAATAAATGGCTGAGGCAAAGCGCGGGTAATGCCATCGACGGTCAATTGGCCTTCTTCCATGCTTTCGAGCAAGGCCGATTGGGTTTTGGGCGTGGCCCGATTAATTTCATCGGCCAGCACTAAGTTGGCAATAATTGGCCCAGGCCGAAATTCAAACTCGCCTGATTTCTGATTGTAGATCGAAACTCCACTTACATCGGTTGGTAGCAGGTCGGGGGTGAACTGAATGCGCTTGAAGCTACAGCCGATGCTGCGGGCAATTGCCTTGGCAAGGGTGGTTTTGCCCACGCCTGGCACATCTTCCAACAGCACATGCCCGCGACAAAGCAGGGCGATCAGGGTTAAATCGACCGCCGCACGTTTGCCGATGATCACTTTTTCGACATTGGCAGCGACGCGTTGAGCTATCTCTTGCACATGTTTCACTTCAAGATCCTCCCGAAAACTGAGTCGGTGCTACAAATCTTTGACTAAAACGGTTTGGCGTTCACCATTGCGCATAAACCCAAACCACTCGTAGAGCCGTTGGGCATGTTGGTTGGTGTTTTGGGTATTCAGCGAGAGCAATTGCACGCCGTTTAAACTGCACCAATCGACCAATTCAGCTAAAAGCCGCACGCCGATGGCTTGGCCTTGCAGTGCCGGATCAACCGCGATCCGCACTAAATGGGCCATCATGCCGCCATGATGCACGGTGGCAAAGGCATAGCCAACAATGGTATGGTTAAGTTCGGCTACGATATAGAAGGGTGCAACTGGGAAAACTCCGGCCAAAATCGTGCTGTTTTTGACCCATTCGTCAGCAAAGGCGGCGGCATCGATCTTGGCAATCATCGGTACATCGTCGGTCGTCGCTGGGCGAATCCAAGCCCCGGTATTGCCCCAAGCTGGAATGTTCATCGCACGTTTTTCGTAGCCCACCACATCAAGCTGGAGCTGATAGCCCTCGCGCAGCACCCACGGCAACAGCCAACTGGCATCGCGTTCGTCGCTCATAATCAACAAGCGCTCAACACCATGCCCCTTAGCATAACCCTCGGCAGCATGTAAAAATTCAGTGACCGCCTCGGCTGGGCGCAACGAATGATGCACAATCAGTGCTCGAATCCAAGCAATTGGGCCGACTGCATAGCCCATCAGCACGCAGCCCCACAATTTGCCGTTATATTCCAAAACAATACTGAGTTGATCGTTGAGGGTTAAGCGAAACTCATCGTGGGGAATCGAAAGCGAAGCCCATGGAGTTTGCTCAAGCAAGCCCATCAGCGGCGGTAGATCGCTCTCAACCAGTGGCCTCATCGCCAAATCTTGAATGCTCGGAACGCGACGAAACAAATGCATAACTTAGGCTTCTTCTCGCAAGACCGAAATACCCAACGCACCTGGCCCACCATGGACCGCCAAAACTGGGCCTGCATCGGAGATCAACAACGGCACGCCTGGAAAATGGGCCGAAACTTGCTGAGCAAAGGCTTGGGCTTCGGTTAAAGCATTGGTGTGCAAAATGCCCATGCGTCGGACTTTACCCTTGCCCACAAACTCCAAGGCTTGCTGAATCATCATAGTTAAGGAATCTGCGCGTGAGCGGGCGCGACCGACCATTTCGGCTTGGCCTTTGCGATCTAGCCCTAAAATTGGGTAGATGCCCAAAAGTGAGGCCGCCATGGCCCCGATGCGCCCCAAACGCCCACTGAGCCGCAAATAGCGCACAGTTTCGAGTGAGGCAACGGTCAAAATATTAGGAATTTGATGCTCGATTTGTGAAACGATTGAGGCTGCGCTGGCTCCGCGGGCCAAAGCTTCGGCAGCTTCGAGCACCAACAAGCCTGTGCCTAGGGCAAATTGACGCGAATCGATGTTGTAGATCATGCGGCCTTGCACCCGTGAAGCGGCTTGCATGGCGTTGGCA
The Herpetosiphon gulosus genome window above contains:
- a CDS encoding ATP-binding protein; amino-acid sequence: MAISQIHAIDESYYKQPDLFNIQRLMCPHCGLIFDFQFPLDDEPLGWTRLSNQRIYSSTVYEDFGLIHDVIQETPIEEITEHCSRCGLEIKEDTLILINVSQLVTFDDIRKIIEKGESETLELKAGLREVSKSKVKAEMKKKIAKIVASFANKRGGMLIIGVDDKTKEIKGIENLITPKEREDFSRDIKDMISQIEPAPPNYHLNFIEDEDKIIAIITINISKHICRVDNKVPRRDGESSNFLINQESVDNLQESRNLNNHTPE
- a CDS encoding MBL fold metallo-hydrolase, with product MAGTMRVTFWGVRGSYPVPGSDTVQFGGNTPCVEVEANGHTIILDAGTGIVRLGNDLLRRAKERGGPVRATLLFSHMHHDHTQGFPFFTPAYVGSSILNIFGPRVFERDLEETLAHSMLPPSFPVSLGEMNSLKFMRNMTETDVLLFDAHQDTVTVKNFYHDQIADDPDVVQIRAMRSYAHPEGVFVYRVQWQGKSVVYATDTEGYVNTDQRLAAFANQTDLLIHDAQYSEAHYLGHAGYNATQGWGHSTPQMACAVAMAAQAKRLVLFHHEPRYNDAMIRELEQASQTIFANTTAAYEGLTIEI
- a CDS encoding MoxR family ATPase, giving the protein MKHVQEIAQRVAANVEKVIIGKRAAVDLTLIALLCRGHVLLEDVPGVGKTTLAKAIARSIGCSFKRIQFTPDLLPTDVSGVSIYNQKSGEFEFRPGPIIANLVLADEINRATPKTQSALLESMEEGQLTVDGITRALPQPFIVLATQNPIEYEGTFPLPEAQLDRFLLRITLGYPAKADELAILESQRKSHPIDALEQVVSIEELQHMQAEIRDVYVDEQIKEYIVAITTATRNNSDVYLGASPRGSLALYRTAQALSALQGRDYVIPDDIKVLVKPVLAHRMIISPAARIRNIHADELIQHILSQVPVPGARAGRRYERQQPAAAH
- a CDS encoding DegV family protein, which gives rise to MTTALVTASTSSLPMELIQRYGIELIPFTIQFVDGNLRESEDVSLDEFYRRLVHEDVIPTTAPSSAGQFINYFRQHSADDIIVIHVGAMLSQSYANAMQAASRVQGRMIYNIDSRQFALGTGLLVLEAAEALARGASAASIVSQIEHQIPNILTVASLETVRYLRLSGRLGRIGAMAASLLGIYPILGLDRKGQAEMVGRARSRADSLTMMIQQALEFVGKGKVRRMGILHTNALTEAQAFAQQVSAHFPGVPLLISDAGPVLAVHGGPGALGISVLREEA
- a CDS encoding GNAT family N-acetyltransferase → MHLFRRVPSIQDLAMRPLVESDLPPLMGLLEQTPWASLSIPHDEFRLTLNDQLSIVLEYNGKLWGCVLMGYAVGPIAWIRALIVHHSLRPAEAVTEFLHAAEGYAKGHGVERLLIMSDERDASWLLPWVLREGYQLQLDVVGYEKRAMNIPAWGNTGAWIRPATTDDVPMIAKIDAAAFADEWVKNSTILAGVFPVAPFYIVAELNHTIVGYAFATVHHGGMMAHLVRIAVDPALQGQAIGVRLLAELVDWCSLNGVQLLSLNTQNTNQHAQRLYEWFGFMRNGERQTVLVKDL
- a CDS encoding DUF58 domain-containing protein; its protein translation is MRALGILGLAVVLFLTGLSSNISFFYYLTYTMLGLLVIAYAWAWSNLEGLEIERESSTTRAQVGETVRERITIYNTWPVPKLWVEVRDHSDLPSHGSGFVSYIPGREKRRWMVRTPCTLRGKWRLGPVSVRSGDPFGIFQLHKMVDLTHDLLVYPATVDLPKFELPTAELIGGQDVRSRTFHVTPNVSTVRQYVPGDSFNRIHWRSTARTGNLMVKEFELDPSADVWIILDMEERFHHGQPDAAIPAIIKTLQGKIAIPNTTEEYSITLAASLARHLLRLNRSVGLLTYGAQREIILPEREARQLYKILEPLAMLHATSNISLAELLAAESQRFGRNASLLIITAALDERWVAAVQRLVYRGARASIMFLDGKSFGGWRDPEPTFVRLAELRVPVYRIHAGDGLDRALAEPAIRPMGRS
- a CDS encoding TetR/AcrR family transcriptional regulator gives rise to the protein MSPRRDVRVERTAQIIEAATRLFAQHGIDQTSMDMLAKTVGMSKGVLYWYFESKDAIILALLEQLFNQPLLEVQALLQAPESTAQRLTQLTTNLAAALEELHSLVPLAQELYALSARNNGVQSFLASYFQRYRASLAALIQQGLERGEFSSINPEQIAWHLAALYEGSTVLWLLEPTPQRLTEQLQAALLLLLKAIVVRQD
- a CDS encoding GNAT family N-acetyltransferase, whose product is MTQTQPSVELRPANANDLAILGELLLDLYDAELPDSLRGADSQRQALLRYTLHANNFAGVRGRYLTLNQAGEIVGMAGIQFPNEPAPDRVPRGTLNMAVQLIGLKHTLHLLSTVAASMLMPPPKFNPEYAYVHGIVVRAQQRSQGYGAAIMQAVEQQLVARKVAGAQLQVIVDNHQATKLYERLGYRTVYRSPQWLDRVTIPNVLMQKPLVSGKI